From one Bacteroides intestinalis DSM 17393 genomic stretch:
- a CDS encoding DUF3805 domain-containing protein — protein sequence MAQSKKFISPGAWFSMMYPADWNEFEDGEGSFLFYNPNEWTGNFRISAYKGSATYAREVIRQELKDNPSAVSVRIGNMECAYSKEMFEEDGAYYTSHLWITGMGDVAFECSFTVSKGSSAAEAEAVIASLEIRKEGVKYPEEIIPVRLSEIYQINEAFEWVTTTVKEQLKKDFQGMEEDLDSMQQIIDGGTIGPKKKEAWLSFGIAICVILANEVDGLEWMTLIDGNREAPVLQNLTTGEWIDPMKLVWSKVKAGEPCNLSETYKILL from the coding sequence ATGGCACAAAGCAAGAAATTTATCTCTCCGGGGGCATGGTTTTCCATGATGTATCCCGCAGACTGGAATGAATTTGAAGATGGAGAAGGCTCTTTTCTCTTCTATAATCCTAATGAATGGACCGGAAATTTCCGTATCTCTGCATACAAAGGCAGTGCGACGTATGCCAGGGAAGTAATCCGGCAGGAACTGAAAGACAATCCTTCGGCTGTTTCCGTAAGGATAGGAAATATGGAATGTGCTTACAGTAAAGAGATGTTTGAGGAAGATGGAGCTTATTATACTTCCCACCTTTGGATTACTGGTATGGGCGATGTTGCTTTCGAATGTTCTTTTACTGTCAGTAAGGGTTCATCTGCGGCAGAAGCCGAGGCGGTTATTGCTTCATTGGAAATACGCAAAGAGGGAGTGAAATATCCGGAAGAGATTATTCCTGTCCGTTTGTCCGAAATCTATCAGATTAATGAAGCTTTTGAGTGGGTGACAACCACTGTGAAGGAGCAACTGAAAAAAGACTTCCAGGGAATGGAAGAAGATTTGGACAGCATGCAGCAGATCATCGATGGTGGAACTATCGGCCCGAAGAAGAAAGAAGCGTGGCTCTCTTTCGGTATTGCCATCTGTGTGATTCTTGCCAATGAGGTAGATGGCCTGGAGTGGATGACCCTGATAGATGGTAATCGAGAAGCTCCTGTACTGCAGAATCTTACTACCGGAGAATGGATTGACCCCATGAAATTAGTGTGGAGCAAAGTGAAGGCAGGGGAACCTTGCAATCTGTCAGAGACCTACAAAATCCTTCTTTAA